One segment of Kitasatospora viridis DNA contains the following:
- a CDS encoding phytoene desaturase family protein — protein sequence MRRRQVDMAGSVLVGRALARGGVAGEYDAVVVGSGAGGLTTAVCLAKQGRRVAVFEQHYTAGGYTHAYRRRGWEWDVGIHYVGQLTAREPVRVLSDYLTDGALEWAPLGDPYDEYRLAGEVYRAPVGFPAYQAALTARFPVERPGIEALFTLITRCRAALPALALGRLSGPVARRLAQLARSAAVPPQALRPAREVVRGLVADERLRQAVLTPSALLLADSTARLPFFMLAVLFEHFRTGAWYPVGGSAAIARAMLAPIRAAGGEVFVRAPVARIELAGARATAVVLADGTRVRAPVVISAAGAQNTFATLLPPQPDDSADRAACMRRGFPFVLLFVGLDGDPAELALPRHNLMVTDGDCDAFFDGTGGRTSGLFLSFSCAKDPTWTARHPGRSTGEILAYVRPELFEPFRGSRWRRRDPAYQALKADLTAELLDQLHRQLPRTKGRVAYHELGTPLTSEHFAGWPGGSLYGLAKDVAGFGDGHRPGLAHWVRPRTGIEGLYLSGQDCLAGGFLGAVTGGVLAAHEALDPTGRTRLWAGLLRQGMRPATRS from the coding sequence ATGCGGCGAAGGCAGGTGGACATGGCGGGCAGTGTGCTGGTGGGCCGCGCCCTGGCGAGGGGCGGGGTGGCGGGCGAGTACGACGCGGTGGTGGTCGGCTCCGGGGCCGGCGGGCTGACCACTGCGGTCTGCCTGGCGAAGCAGGGCCGGCGGGTGGCGGTGTTCGAGCAGCACTACACCGCGGGCGGCTACACCCATGCCTACCGGCGCCGGGGCTGGGAGTGGGACGTCGGGATCCACTACGTCGGGCAGTTGACGGCGCGTGAGCCGGTGCGGGTCCTATCCGATTACCTGACCGACGGCGCACTGGAATGGGCGCCGCTGGGAGACCCGTACGACGAGTACCGCCTGGCCGGGGAGGTGTACCGGGCCCCGGTCGGCTTCCCCGCCTACCAGGCCGCCCTGACCGCGCGCTTCCCCGTCGAACGACCGGGCATCGAGGCGCTGTTCACCCTCATCACACGGTGCCGGGCCGCGCTGCCGGCGCTCGCGCTGGGGCGCCTGTCCGGCCCGGTGGCGCGGCGCCTGGCCCAGCTGGCGCGGTCGGCGGCCGTGCCGCCGCAGGCACTGCGGCCCGCCCGGGAGGTGGTGCGGGGGCTGGTGGCCGACGAGCGGCTGCGGCAGGCGGTGCTCACTCCGAGCGCGCTGCTGCTGGCCGACTCCACCGCCCGGCTGCCGTTCTTCATGCTCGCGGTGCTGTTCGAACACTTCCGCACCGGCGCCTGGTACCCGGTGGGCGGCAGCGCCGCGATCGCGCGGGCCATGCTCGCCCCGATCCGGGCGGCGGGCGGCGAGGTGTTCGTCCGGGCGCCGGTGGCCCGGATCGAGCTCGCCGGGGCACGGGCGACCGCGGTGGTGCTCGCGGACGGCACCCGCGTGCGGGCTCCCGTGGTGATCAGCGCGGCGGGCGCCCAGAACACCTTCGCGACCCTGCTGCCACCCCAACCCGACGACAGCGCCGATCGGGCGGCCTGCATGCGACGCGGGTTCCCCTTCGTGCTCCTCTTCGTCGGACTGGACGGCGACCCCGCGGAACTCGCCCTGCCACGACACAACCTGATGGTGACCGACGGCGACTGCGACGCGTTCTTCGACGGCACCGGCGGACGCACCAGCGGCCTGTTCCTCTCCTTCTCCTGCGCCAAGGACCCGACCTGGACCGCGCGCCACCCCGGACGCTCGACCGGCGAGATCCTCGCCTACGTACGACCGGAGCTGTTCGAGCCCTTCCGCGGGTCGCGATGGCGCCGCCGCGACCCCGCGTACCAGGCCCTCAAAGCCGACCTCACCGCCGAACTGCTCGACCAGCTCCACCGTCAACTGCCCCGCACCAAGGGACGGGTGGCCTACCACGAACTCGGCACCCCGCTGACCTCCGAGCACTTCGCCGGCTGGCCCGGCGGCAGCCTGTACGGGCTGGCCAAGGACGTGGCCGGATTCGGCGACGGCCACCGACCCGGCCTGGCGCACTGGGTGCGCCCGCGAACCGGGATCGAGGGCCTCTACCTCTCCGGCCAGGACTGCCTGGCCGGCGGCTTCCTCGGCGCGGTCACCGGCGGCGTCCTCGCCGCACACGAAGCCCTCGACCCCACCGGCCGAACCCGCCTATGGGCAGGGCTCCTCCGTCAGGGGATGCGACCAGCGACCAGGTCATGA
- a CDS encoding ArsR/SmtB family transcription factor, translated as MTLELGVQGPAKVEFAVSPMQHLLIGLNQHSRTPLPGRRWWHAVRSRVPARALPLVNLVTANPYYLPDFLTPPMPQVGRDIRLADELDVISSIGTERIHDELGLYAELGPVPRPVAELLDGGTRPLQRLVLAVHAVYRACLADDWPDMVKRLNADITMRQRVVADRGTSRMLAGVGREFSNPARFETTIAAAVPVPQRPEDEADGVKLVLAPNLFLDGRISCSFTSPWQQPLFLYTPSRTIIAPPAGIDGLIALIGKGKAAALRAIGDGRTTTELAARLQISAPAASQHTATLRAAGLITTTRHGQRVLHTVTALGTGLLEANPRAGQ; from the coding sequence GTGACGTTGGAGCTCGGGGTGCAGGGTCCGGCCAAGGTGGAGTTCGCGGTCTCGCCGATGCAGCACCTGCTGATCGGGCTCAACCAGCACAGCCGCACTCCGCTTCCGGGCCGACGCTGGTGGCATGCGGTTCGGTCCCGGGTGCCGGCCCGTGCCCTGCCGCTGGTCAACCTGGTGACGGCCAATCCGTACTACCTGCCGGACTTCCTGACGCCCCCGATGCCGCAGGTCGGGCGTGACATCCGCCTGGCTGACGAGTTGGACGTGATCAGCTCGATCGGGACCGAGCGGATACACGACGAGCTCGGCCTGTACGCCGAACTGGGCCCCGTCCCCCGGCCGGTCGCCGAACTGCTCGACGGCGGCACCCGGCCGCTGCAACGCCTCGTGCTGGCCGTCCACGCGGTGTACCGCGCCTGCCTGGCCGACGACTGGCCCGACATGGTGAAACGGCTCAACGCCGACATCACCATGCGTCAACGCGTCGTCGCAGACCGGGGAACGAGCCGGATGCTGGCCGGCGTGGGCCGGGAGTTCAGCAACCCCGCACGCTTCGAGACGACCATCGCCGCTGCGGTCCCGGTCCCGCAGCGCCCCGAGGACGAGGCCGACGGTGTGAAGCTGGTTCTGGCTCCCAATCTGTTCCTCGATGGGAGGATCTCCTGCTCCTTCACCAGCCCGTGGCAGCAACCCCTGTTCCTCTACACGCCATCGCGGACCATCATCGCGCCCCCGGCCGGCATCGACGGCCTCATCGCCCTCATCGGCAAAGGCAAGGCCGCCGCCCTACGGGCAATCGGCGACGGCCGGACCACCACCGAACTCGCCGCCCGACTCCAGATCAGCGCCCCGGCCGCCTCTCAACACACCGCCACGCTGCGCGCGGCCGGGCTCATCACCACCACTCGTCACGGTCAGCGCGTTCTCCACACTGTCACCGCGCTCGGCACCGGTCTCCTGGAGGCCAACCCGAGGGCGGGTCAGTAG
- a CDS encoding hyaluronoglucosaminidase has product MSVARRLFLGAFTAGAVTVAAEAATATPAAADGATTTFTGPVTAQKFYTDATAESAYFKTTSTTDNALTVYQASTTGTGAALNVASNNAGTSAMYLSGTETARGTLKITHTGYADGSDRNAAALSIDLRTAGTGCQGIYLTATNGPTAGELIVLRNNPNVDDFIVKGNGLIGIGIVEAATPRAQVHIRQSANTEAGLLVEGYVRVSDSTTAPNSIDSAGGGNLFAQNGALMWRGSNGTVTTIAPA; this is encoded by the coding sequence ATGAGCGTCGCACGCAGGCTGTTCCTAGGAGCCTTCACCGCCGGAGCCGTCACCGTCGCCGCCGAGGCCGCCACCGCCACGCCGGCCGCCGCCGACGGGGCGACCACCACCTTCACCGGGCCCGTCACCGCGCAGAAGTTCTACACCGACGCGACCGCCGAATCCGCGTACTTCAAGACCACCTCGACCACCGACAACGCGCTGACGGTCTACCAGGCCTCCACCACCGGGACCGGAGCCGCCCTGAACGTGGCCTCCAACAACGCCGGCACCTCCGCGATGTACCTGTCCGGCACCGAGACCGCCCGCGGCACACTGAAGATCACCCACACCGGATACGCCGACGGCTCCGACCGCAACGCCGCCGCGCTCTCCATCGACCTGCGCACCGCCGGCACCGGCTGCCAGGGCATCTACCTGACCGCCACCAACGGCCCCACCGCCGGCGAACTGATCGTGCTGCGCAACAACCCCAACGTCGACGACTTCATCGTCAAGGGCAACGGCCTGATCGGCATCGGCATCGTCGAAGCCGCCACCCCGCGAGCCCAGGTCCACATCAGGCAGAGCGCCAACACCGAGGCGGGCCTGCTGGTCGAGGGCTACGTGCGGGTCTCCGACAGCACCACCGCACCCAACTCCATCGACAGCGCCGGCGGCGGCAACCTGTTCGCCCAGAACGGCGCACTGATGTGGCGCGGCTCCAACGGCACCGTCACCACCATCGCCCCCGCGTAA
- a CDS encoding PP2C family protein-serine/threonine phosphatase, with product MSGPGIDYRAVFQALPGMVALLTPDLVYADANEDFLRHSHRTRDELIGRYLFDVFPDNPNDPTATGARNLQASLRRVLESGERDTMALQRYDVRSPEGPGEWEERYWSPINAPVSDADGRVVLLVHRVEEVTELIRARARVGDNRARVLEAELYTRSRELQEVNERLRQAHAREREVALALQDAMLPAPHLAGHHRAAVRYRPAVGALNVCGDWYDLVEVPDSRMVVAVGDVVGHGLAAACVMGQLRSALSAASRVAAGPAQALEVLDLYARAVDGAESTTAASVHVDWRSHTLTYSSAGHPPPALLRRDGTVAFLDRATDPPLAARPEHVPRPQASLAFAGGDRLVLYTDGLVERRGADIDTGLGRLARSLNVNRALEPDRLADALLLDLLPSAGATDDTALVVLRL from the coding sequence ATGAGCGGGCCGGGCATCGACTACCGGGCGGTGTTCCAGGCGCTGCCGGGGATGGTGGCGCTGCTGACCCCGGACCTCGTCTACGCGGACGCGAACGAGGACTTCCTGCGCCACTCACACCGCACGCGCGACGAGTTGATCGGCCGTTACCTGTTCGACGTCTTCCCCGACAACCCGAACGATCCCACCGCCACCGGCGCGCGCAACCTCCAGGCGTCGCTGCGCCGGGTCCTGGAGTCCGGCGAGCGGGACACGATGGCGTTGCAGCGCTACGACGTCCGGTCGCCCGAGGGTCCCGGCGAGTGGGAGGAGCGGTACTGGAGCCCGATCAACGCCCCCGTCTCGGACGCCGACGGGCGGGTCGTGCTGCTGGTGCACCGGGTCGAGGAGGTCACCGAGCTGATCCGGGCCCGCGCCCGCGTGGGCGACAACCGGGCCCGGGTCCTGGAGGCCGAGCTCTACACCCGCTCCCGGGAGCTGCAGGAGGTCAACGAGCGGCTGCGGCAGGCCCACGCCCGCGAGCGGGAGGTCGCGCTGGCCCTGCAGGACGCGATGCTGCCCGCCCCGCACCTCGCCGGCCACCACCGGGCGGCGGTGCGCTACCGGCCTGCGGTCGGCGCGCTGAACGTGTGCGGGGACTGGTACGACCTGGTCGAGGTCCCCGACTCCCGCATGGTGGTCGCCGTCGGCGACGTCGTGGGCCACGGCCTGGCCGCCGCCTGCGTCATGGGCCAGTTGCGCAGCGCGCTCAGCGCCGCCTCCCGCGTGGCGGCCGGTCCGGCCCAGGCCCTGGAGGTGCTGGACCTGTACGCCCGCGCGGTCGACGGCGCCGAATCCACCACGGCCGCCTCCGTCCACGTCGACTGGCGGAGCCACACCCTCACCTACAGCAGCGCCGGGCATCCCCCGCCCGCGCTGCTGCGCCGGGACGGGACCGTGGCCTTCCTGGACCGGGCCACCGACCCGCCCCTCGCGGCCCGGCCCGAGCACGTGCCCCGCCCCCAGGCCTCGCTGGCCTTCGCGGGCGGCGACCGCCTCGTGCTCTACACCGACGGCCTGGTCGAGCGCCGCGGTGCGGACATCGACACCGGTCTCGGCCGACTGGCCCGCTCCCTCAACGTCAACCGCGCTCTCGAACCGGACCGGCTCGCCGATGCGCTCCTGCTCGACCTCCTCCCCAGCGCCGGTGCCACCGATGACACCGCGCTGGTCGTCCTGCGCCTGTAG
- a CDS encoding beta-1,3-glucanase family protein: MLSRRGLLLAGAAALTAPGWLPGFGTPASAAGDLPVTLQNDSGSGQPVYAYISGSDTSGWPGFVTADGTFQRLASPSATLTPVPDYAIALGASGSSTTVVLGQYVIGGRVWFSVGEKIRFFVNPPNGNGVPGLVQPGFTASDPNWTTDWTFCEFTYNSANLYANISYVDLVASPISMRTTGAAGDQSVSPLPSGALAAIASGLTAQHQSDGAPWDTLVATDTSGAVLRVMAPTHATTDFGGYWNSYLDRVWTRFTTTPLTIDTQSQGVFTGTVSDGVLTFAGLSDDGVAFTRPSAVDVFGCNSGPLYNSGPDARGAVAARLGAALNRSTLLLAGGENQPGGVGSSQYYTDPVTNHYARLVHAYSSVGYAFPYDDVGPTGSAPVDGHLQDPAPTSWTISLGSGSGSSSGPGGGGGGTETVSWTAPAAQNTTIGTAVSLQLSATDSAGKALTYSTQSLPPGLTVSAAGLVSGAPTQTGNWTVSATAGSGTTAASTTFGWTVTPPTTGGCGALPPWNPTTSYVPGDKVGYGGHQWNSTWYSTGATPGAAQSWACWSDQGPC; the protein is encoded by the coding sequence GTGCTCTCACGACGCGGACTGCTCCTCGCAGGAGCAGCGGCCCTGACCGCCCCCGGCTGGCTGCCGGGCTTCGGCACCCCGGCGTCCGCGGCCGGCGACCTGCCGGTCACCCTGCAGAACGACTCCGGCTCCGGGCAGCCGGTCTACGCCTACATCTCCGGTTCCGACACCAGCGGATGGCCCGGCTTCGTCACCGCCGACGGCACGTTCCAGCGCCTGGCCAGCCCCTCGGCGACGCTCACCCCGGTGCCCGACTACGCGATCGCGCTCGGCGCCTCCGGCAGTTCCACCACCGTGGTGCTGGGCCAGTACGTGATCGGCGGGCGCGTCTGGTTCTCGGTGGGGGAGAAGATCCGGTTCTTCGTCAACCCGCCGAACGGCAACGGCGTCCCGGGCCTGGTCCAGCCGGGCTTCACCGCCTCCGACCCCAACTGGACGACCGACTGGACGTTCTGCGAGTTCACCTACAACAGCGCCAACCTGTACGCCAACATCAGCTACGTCGACCTGGTCGCGTCCCCGATCTCCATGCGGACCACCGGCGCCGCCGGCGACCAGAGCGTGAGCCCGCTGCCGTCCGGGGCCCTGGCCGCCATCGCCTCGGGGCTGACCGCCCAGCACCAGAGCGACGGCGCCCCCTGGGACACCCTGGTCGCCACCGACACGAGCGGCGCCGTGCTGCGGGTGATGGCCCCCACCCACGCCACCACCGACTTCGGCGGCTACTGGAACTCCTACCTCGACCGGGTCTGGACCCGCTTCACCACGACACCGCTGACGATCGACACGCAGTCGCAGGGCGTGTTCACCGGCACGGTCTCCGACGGCGTGCTGACCTTCGCCGGCCTGAGCGACGACGGTGTGGCCTTCACCAGGCCCAGTGCCGTGGACGTCTTCGGCTGCAACTCCGGCCCGCTCTACAACTCCGGCCCCGACGCCCGCGGCGCGGTGGCCGCACGCCTGGGCGCGGCGCTCAACCGCAGCACCCTGCTGCTCGCCGGGGGCGAGAACCAGCCCGGCGGGGTGGGAAGTTCGCAGTACTACACCGACCCGGTCACCAACCACTACGCCCGGCTGGTGCACGCGTACTCGTCCGTCGGATACGCCTTCCCGTACGACGACGTGGGCCCCACCGGCAGCGCTCCGGTGGACGGCCACCTCCAGGACCCGGCCCCCACCTCATGGACGATCTCGCTGGGCAGCGGCAGCGGCAGCAGTAGCGGCCCGGGCGGCGGTGGCGGTGGCACCGAGACGGTCTCCTGGACTGCGCCCGCCGCCCAGAACACCACCATCGGCACCGCGGTCTCGCTGCAGCTGAGCGCGACCGACTCGGCGGGCAAGGCGCTGACCTACAGCACCCAGTCACTGCCGCCGGGTCTGACCGTCTCCGCCGCGGGCCTGGTCAGCGGCGCCCCGACACAGACCGGCAACTGGACCGTCAGCGCCACGGCGGGCTCCGGCACGACCGCCGCGAGCACGACCTTCGGATGGACGGTCACCCCGCCCACCACCGGCGGCTGCGGAGCGCTCCCGCCCTGGAACCCCACCACGTCCTACGTCCCCGGCGACAAGGTCGGCTACGGCGGCCACCAGTGGAACTCCACCTGGTACTCCACCGGCGCCACCCCCGGGGCGGCCCAGTCCTGGGCCTGCTGGAGCGACCAGGGCCCCTGCTGA
- a CDS encoding GNAT family N-acetyltransferase, which yields MPLPTPSLNTARLRLRAFEDADANDLFALHSSAYVLRYWDSAPWSERARAEKFVTDCRQMALEGTGARLAVERAGDGAFIGWCGLSGWNPVYRSASLGYCFSEAAWGHGYATETARALLRWAFDTLDLNRVQAEVDTRNGASARVLEKLGFVREGTLREDCVVNGDVSDSWVYGLLRREWQPSPEPVPAH from the coding sequence ATGCCGCTGCCCACTCCCTCGCTGAACACCGCTCGTCTTCGACTGCGCGCATTCGAAGACGCGGACGCGAACGACCTCTTCGCCCTGCACAGCAGCGCCTACGTGCTGCGCTACTGGGACTCGGCGCCGTGGAGCGAACGGGCGCGGGCCGAGAAGTTCGTCACCGACTGCCGGCAGATGGCCCTGGAGGGCACCGGCGCCCGGCTGGCCGTGGAGCGTGCCGGCGACGGGGCGTTCATCGGCTGGTGCGGTCTGAGCGGGTGGAACCCGGTCTACCGCAGCGCGTCGCTCGGCTACTGCTTCAGCGAAGCGGCCTGGGGCCACGGCTACGCGACCGAGACCGCGCGCGCCCTGCTGCGGTGGGCCTTCGACACGCTGGACCTGAACCGCGTCCAGGCCGAGGTCGACACGCGCAACGGAGCATCCGCCCGCGTGCTGGAGAAGCTCGGCTTCGTGCGTGAAGGGACGCTGCGGGAGGACTGCGTGGTCAACGGCGACGTCTCCGACTCCTGGGTCTACGGGCTGCTCAGGCGGGAGTGGCAACCGTCGCCGGAACCGGTGCCCGCCCACTGA
- a CDS encoding RICIN domain-containing protein, protein MSIVRAAAVAAVTTVCLAGAATGTAQADGLGSSTGATPSVSNYAYQDSSLDVQANGQADGTRVGTYGTNYSGAQSVGWYGFDGDTFALLPGTSGKVLDLDVASGTVQIWDAGPGTDFNAANGGALPANQRWHKYYSNNGWSVLQNVATGQCLKSNGPGTYLSVAACNPSDFSQVWHF, encoded by the coding sequence ATGTCCATCGTCCGCGCAGCCGCCGTGGCGGCCGTCACCACCGTGTGCCTCGCCGGGGCCGCCACCGGCACCGCCCAGGCCGACGGTCTGGGCTCCAGCACGGGCGCCACCCCGTCCGTCAGCAACTACGCCTACCAGGACAGCAGCCTCGACGTGCAGGCGAACGGCCAGGCCGACGGCACCCGGGTGGGCACCTACGGGACCAACTACTCCGGGGCGCAGTCGGTGGGCTGGTACGGCTTCGACGGTGACACCTTCGCCCTGCTGCCCGGCACCTCCGGCAAGGTCCTCGACCTGGACGTCGCGAGCGGCACGGTGCAGATCTGGGACGCCGGCCCGGGCACCGACTTCAACGCCGCCAACGGCGGCGCGCTGCCCGCCAACCAGCGGTGGCACAAGTACTACAGCAACAACGGCTGGAGCGTGCTGCAGAACGTCGCGACCGGGCAGTGCCTGAAGTCCAACGGCCCGGGCACCTACCTGTCGGTCGCCGCCTGCAACCCGAGCGACTTCTCCCAGGTGTGGCACTTCTGA
- a CDS encoding DUF4193 domain-containing protein produces the protein MATDYDAPRDRGDESTDDSIEALKSQREDKQSSAVDVDTEAVEGLELPGADLSGEELTVRVVPLQQDEFTCMTCFLVHHRTQLAGEDKNGQPICVDCAS, from the coding sequence TTGGCAACCGATTACGACGCCCCGCGCGACCGTGGCGACGAGAGCACCGACGACAGCATCGAGGCGCTGAAGAGCCAGCGAGAGGACAAGCAGAGTTCCGCCGTCGATGTCGATACCGAGGCCGTCGAGGGCCTCGAACTGCCGGGCGCCGACCTGTCCGGCGAAGAACTCACCGTCCGGGTCGTCCCCCTGCAGCAGGACGAGTTCACCTGCATGACCTGCTTCCTGGTGCACCACCGCACCCAGTTGGCCGGTGAGGACAAGAACGGCCAGCCGATCTGCGTCGACTGCGCGTCCTGA
- a CDS encoding serine/threonine-protein kinase, whose translation MMNSPTQHRQDPADGQWTLPGYTHERELGSGGSGRVVLARHEATGTRVAVKYLSAAVEDTTRFRAEAELLGALRSPHVTRFYEYVEGPRGAAIVMEVVEGLSLRALLRQAGTTSPQAALVVLKGSLLGLAAAHRAGVVHRDYKPENVLVTADGASKLVDFGVALRDGRKGSIAGTPMYMAPEQWAGKPAAPSADVYAATVTFFECLTGSRPYNGATPTELAIKHTEAPIPDELVPEPVRALVRAGLAKTPQERPADAAAMVEQLEELAGAGYGADWQERGRDGLAALVALLPLALLPSGGAAPAGTTALATTVLGAAPPDALPADPAADRLPAPRRRPGRRSKLVAGAVGVALLGGALVGTALAEGPGAAGTTTVNAPAPELTTTLAPVADTAAPVPGATASPTGSASATPSATASASASALASASTPAKVTPEPGTGTARPAPSTPAVPVATAPGTPPTAAPSGPPTAAPTSAAASPSPAAVLRVLTVAVSGYGCYGNYGTSGTVTVTTDGAAAGTLTVSWVDGGTTRTVVATQAYALAKGQRSFSFPVSHVFADNASYWGLQVGTSPAAARGQGGYQEVAAYLCNPPR comes from the coding sequence ATGATGAACAGCCCGACCCAGCACAGACAGGACCCGGCCGACGGCCAGTGGACGCTGCCCGGCTACACCCACGAGCGCGAGCTCGGATCCGGGGGCAGCGGACGCGTGGTGCTGGCCCGGCACGAGGCGACCGGTACCCGGGTGGCGGTCAAGTACCTGAGCGCGGCGGTCGAGGACACCACCAGGTTCCGTGCCGAGGCCGAACTGCTCGGCGCGCTGCGCTCGCCGCACGTCACCCGGTTCTACGAGTACGTCGAGGGTCCCCGGGGCGCCGCGATCGTGATGGAGGTGGTCGAGGGCCTGTCCCTGCGGGCGCTGCTGCGCCAGGCGGGCACCACCTCGCCGCAGGCCGCGTTGGTGGTGCTCAAGGGCTCGCTGCTGGGCCTGGCCGCCGCGCACCGGGCCGGGGTGGTGCACCGGGACTACAAGCCGGAGAACGTGCTGGTCACCGCGGACGGCGCATCCAAGTTGGTGGACTTCGGCGTCGCGTTGCGCGACGGCCGCAAGGGCAGCATCGCGGGCACGCCGATGTACATGGCCCCCGAGCAGTGGGCGGGCAAGCCGGCCGCGCCGTCGGCCGACGTGTACGCGGCCACCGTCACCTTCTTCGAGTGCCTGACCGGCTCCCGGCCCTACAACGGCGCCACGCCGACGGAGTTGGCCATCAAGCACACCGAGGCCCCGATCCCGGACGAGCTGGTGCCCGAGCCGGTGCGGGCGCTGGTCCGGGCCGGCCTGGCCAAGACGCCGCAGGAGCGGCCGGCGGACGCGGCCGCGATGGTCGAGCAGTTGGAGGAGCTGGCGGGCGCGGGCTACGGCGCCGACTGGCAGGAGCGCGGCCGCGACGGCCTGGCCGCCCTGGTCGCACTGCTGCCGCTGGCGCTGCTGCCCTCCGGCGGCGCGGCACCGGCCGGCACCACGGCACTGGCCACCACCGTGCTCGGCGCCGCACCGCCGGACGCGCTGCCCGCCGACCCGGCCGCCGACCGGCTGCCCGCGCCGCGCCGCCGACCGGGCCGGCGCTCCAAGCTGGTGGCGGGCGCGGTGGGCGTGGCACTGCTGGGCGGGGCGCTGGTCGGGACCGCCCTCGCCGAGGGGCCGGGCGCCGCGGGCACGACCACCGTGAACGCCCCCGCCCCGGAGCTGACCACCACGCTCGCCCCCGTCGCCGACACCGCCGCCCCGGTCCCCGGCGCGACCGCGAGCCCGACCGGCTCCGCCTCCGCCACGCCGTCCGCCACCGCCTCGGCGTCCGCGTCCGCCCTCGCCTCGGCGAGTACGCCGGCCAAGGTCACGCCCGAACCCGGCACCGGCACGGCCCGCCCCGCGCCCAGCACCCCGGCGGTACCGGTGGCCACTGCGCCCGGCACGCCGCCCACCGCCGCGCCGAGCGGCCCGCCGACGGCCGCTCCGACCTCGGCCGCCGCCAGCCCCTCCCCCGCCGCCGTGCTGCGGGTCCTCACCGTGGCCGTCTCCGGCTACGGCTGCTACGGGAACTACGGCACCAGCGGCACGGTCACGGTCACCACGGACGGCGCCGCCGCCGGAACGCTGACGGTCAGCTGGGTGGACGGCGGCACCACCCGCACGGTGGTCGCCACCCAGGCGTACGCCCTCGCCAAGGGGCAGCGCAGCTTCAGCTTCCCGGTCAGCCACGTCTTCGCGGACAACGCGAGCTACTGGGGTCTCCAGGTCGGCACCAGCCCGGCCGCCGCCCGGGGCCAGGGCGGCTACCAGGAGGTCGCCGCCTACCTGTGCAACCCGCCCCGCTGA